Proteins encoded in a region of the Ornithodoros turicata isolate Travis chromosome 3, ASM3712646v1, whole genome shotgun sequence genome:
- the LOC135389984 gene encoding uncharacterized protein LOC135389984, with protein MRQGKNDARVSAGGRTANNPGNEAERCSPNPYTISDSSDHATLPRLAKKRRSVYQLQDIDLQQFTIVQGGVCAAIFGTALLAAVLSTRFKASLGTVCQPCLTAQAYITRVEDQTVSPCEDFYLHVCGQWSYSGEDTFVADVEASGFSALDDALSSYTTSPPGTSWTFQTLALFYQSCKSELGAKRNISYVLHQFIEVSDLTWKHFSDIHDERSFIDVIGVMTIKLDLDPLFNIDINRRGHAFTIKPVARDSLLKYSTAIDIIRRASHIIDARIDKKLVESVLELHKMIEDEYDSPASASVTGPGITVLVQLGIGTSELWANTVDKYAPSWVHISEKSQVTLNQPPLLRNVLGYVFRSPPDIRSFYLFLHILKVVIDIVDISGDLTTAKEACLKEIQREQFFWIRHSFAVHNLVTSDTVDKLRQIYSDVIIKLLSLVGRNHRLNRRATSLIEKELKAFSFRNIFSQPYPNATELDRIYQGLPRKLTFYHSRFVLNTVYDLNYDVLYKADCLTAEQPFFRFTKTRLCASAFVLIPPMYYRGARHSVNYGAVGYLMSLQILISALSEVRRSYSGKERAALASLVEALACYVKSSERMYAAQAFDFASATLGLRAAFEAYKYRVSMKAMSDATNREFFQRACLPLCSTRPSFDPRYGTDLPPRMICNIAVRNLPEFYSAFHCSALSKMAQGGICTLF; from the coding sequence CCATGCCACGCTGCCAAGATTGGCGAAAAAGCGGCGGTCAGTCTATCAACTACAAGACATCGACCTACAACAGTTCACCATCGTCCAGGGCGGAGTGTGCGCTGCCATCTTCGGTACCGCTCTGCTGGCAGCCGTGCTGTCCACTCGATTCAAGGCATCGCTTGGTACTGTGTGCCAGCCATGCCTCACTGCCCAAGCATACATCACTCGCGTGGAGGACCAGACAGTATCACCTTGCGAAGACTTTTATCTGCACGTCTGCGGTCAGTGGTCTTACTCGGGAGAGGACACCTTTGTAGCTGACGTCGAAGCCAGTGGGTTTAGCGCTCTTGACGACGCACTTTCTAGTTACACCACAAGTCCTCCTGGTACCTCATGGACATTCCAGACTCTAGCGTTGTTCTATCAATCCTGCAAGTCTGAACTCGGAGCCAAGCGAAATATCTCCTACGTCTTACACCAGTTTATTGAGGTATCCGATTTAACATGGAAGCACTTCAGCGACATACATGACGAGAGAAGTTTCATTGACGTCATTGGAGTGATGACAATCAAGTTGGATCTCGATCCGCTCTTCAACATTGATATCAATCGAAGAGGCCATGCATTCACTATAAAACCTGTTGCGAGAGACTCACTCCTGAAGTACTCAACTGCAATAGACATTATTCGACGTGCGTCGCACATCATAGATGCGCGCATCGACAAAAAGCTCGTAGAAAGTGTTCTGGAGCTGCACAAGATGATTGAAGATGAATACGACAGTCCCGCTAGCGCATCGGTAACAGGTCCTGGCATTACAGTTCTCGTACAACTTGGAATAGGGACGTCGGAATTATGGGCGAACACTGTCGACAAGTATGCGCCAAGCTGGGTTCATATTTCTGAAAAGTCGCAAGTCACGCTCAACCAGCCGCCACTACTGCGAAACGTTCTCGGCTACGTGTTCAGGTCACCCCCGGATATACGGTCTTTCTACCTCTTTCTTCACATCCTCAAAGTAGTCATCGACATCGTCGACATATCCGGCGACCTCACGACAGCCAAGGAAGCCTGCCTCAAAGAAATCCAGCGTGAGCAGTTCTTCTGGATACGCCACTCGTTTGCCGTCCACAACCTCGTCACGTCCGACACTGTCGACAAACTCCGGCAAATTTATTCCGACGTCATTATAAAGCTCCTGTCTCTAGTCGGCCGCAACCATCGCTTGAACCGAAGGGCCACGTCCTTGATCGAAAAAGAGCTGAAGGCGTTTTCATTCCGCAATATCTTCTCGCAACCTTACCCAAACGCTACCGAGCTCGACCGCATCTACCAGGGGTTACCTCGCAAGCTAACGTTCTACCACAGCAGGTTTGTGCTGAACACGGTATACGATCTCAACTACGACGTCCTCTACAAGGCCGACTGCCTTACGGCTGAACAGCCGTTCTTCAGATTTACGAAGACGCGGTTGTGTGCCTCTGCTTTCGTTCTAATTCCACCCATGTACTACAGGGGTGCAAGACACAGCGTTAATTACGGCGCAGTCGGTTACTTAATGTCCTTGCAGATTTTGATATCCGCCTTAAGCGAAGTTAGACGAAGCTACAGCGGGAAAGAAAGAGCAGCCTTGGCGTCACTAGTCGAGGCATTAGCATGTTACGTCAAGTCTTCGGAACGGATGTATGCGGCACAGGCGTTTGATTTCGCCAGCGCTACTTTGGGCCTTCGGGCAGCATTCGAGGCATACAAGTACCGTGTTTCTATGAAGGCCATGAGTGATGCCACCAACAGGGAGTTCTTCCAAAGGGCATGCCTTCCTCTATGTTCTACGAGGCCGTCGTTTGATCCAAGGTACGGCACTGACCTTCCGCCACGAATGATATGTAACATTGCTGTGCGAAACTTACCTGAGTTTTACAGTGCATTCCACTGTTCTGCTCTCTCAAAGATGGCACAAGGTGGGATCTGCACGCTATTCTGA